Proteins from a single region of Crassaminicella profunda:
- a CDS encoding HK97 gp10 family phage protein: MGGIYGIDEVLRDLDMIDEEIDEAVDEIAKEVAVEILDLAVNNVNGPDTKYLQYSEPPYPVGTPTGTLKRSVKLKKVGKNKYKVFADMQVARYAWWIHEGNKFMEARPFLDDAVKNVMDTRKYIEIGNKIIENILNR; this comes from the coding sequence ATGGGTGGTATATATGGTATTGATGAAGTCTTAAGAGATTTAGATATGATAGATGAAGAAATCGATGAGGCTGTAGATGAAATTGCAAAAGAAGTTGCTGTTGAGATACTAGATTTAGCTGTTAATAATGTAAACGGACCAGATACAAAGTACTTACAATATTCTGAGCCACCGTATCCTGTTGGAACACCTACGGGTACTTTGAAAAGATCAGTAAAGCTAAAGAAAGTAGGGAAGAATAAATACAAAGTATTTGCAGATATGCAGGTAGCACGATATGCATGGTGGATACATGAAGGAAATAAATTTATGGAAGCTAGACCATTTCTTGATGATGCAGTAAAAAATGTGATGGATACAAGAAAATATATAGAAATAGGTAACAAGATTATTGAAAATATCTTGAATAGGTAG